The DNA region CTCTCATTTTTTTGGTTCTACTATATTGAAAACCAATAAAAGCACTAAAATCATTTTTCTCTTTCTCATTATCAAAAAAGCTTAAATCATGTTTATAAATTTTTTTTATTATTGGTATTCCTAAAGCCTCAATAAGAGAATGGTAATCTTCGAGACCTTCTTTCCTTAATAATTCTTCCGATGAATTGGCACAAAAGTTATAGTTATCGAAATTGCTCCACATTAGTGCATGTGCTGTTTTGTCTAAGGAATTAATAAATTTTGCAATGAATTCAAATTCCGCCCGATTTAATGGCACTGCCTCGTAGAAATATTTTTCTTGAGCAATATTCATTAAATCAGTTTTAAACACTTGAGTCCTATTGCGTAAACACCATATTTTATCGCTTTCCGTCCATGGCTTTAAATAATTTCTCCATACATAATGCTGCCGTTTTGTCATCCTTCCACCACCCCAATCTCCTCCTCCGTCAGCCCATACAACCGATATACCGCCTCGTTAATTTGCCCATCCACCGCTCCAATCTGCCTCTGAATCATCGTCTTTGCCTTTGGGTTCGGCTCTGCATGTTCCTGAAGTTTTAACTCAAGCATTTTGTCTACAAGTGCGACAAAATTGTCGTGGGCGGTTTTATCGCTTTTTTTTGAAAGATTAATGACGGGGATGGGGAGCTGCTCGACATGTGATTTCTT from Treponema primitia ZAS-2 includes:
- a CDS encoding DUF4238 domain-containing protein, translated to MTKRQHYVWRNYLKPWTESDKIWCLRNRTQVFKTDLMNIAQEKYFYEAVPLNRAEFEFIAKFINSLDKTAHALMWSNFDNYNFCANSSEELLRKEGLEDYHSLIEALGIPIIKKIYKHDLSFFDNEKEKNDFSAFIGFQYSRTKKMRENIKKLFTFQNFTRLVSPEIRPDILANVLNFLFSDIIGNWVSSNAKILLIINQSNSDFITGDQPVINLKATSLESGIPTTSTEIYYPFSPKLAILLSETFTATELIIKDGDNIHYYNNFICDDSVSQVYAANSDCLNAYMKSDITK